The following DNA comes from Denticeps clupeoides chromosome 14, fDenClu1.1, whole genome shotgun sequence.
CTGGTTTTACACAatgccggaaaaaaaaaaaaaaagagagagagagagaaatgaaacacaaataagaGCACTTGGGGGGGCTGGGATTGAAAGGGAAGAGAGGAAGGTGAGCAGGAGAGGGGGTGGAGAGGGACGACAGCCGTATCAGCCGTCTCCGACCCCGTGAGGGGTGTCTGTTAATGGAAATCTCACTAATGGATATCAAGTGTCCCCACCGCGCCGCATGTCCTCGTCAGCACAGTGCAGCGCTGCACAGCAGGTCCTCtgaactcctcctcctccgcctgaAGATGACGGAAGGTTCTGGTTTGACAACAGTCCAAACCCAACCGGCACGGGACGTCTTCCAGCCAAGGGTTTCAGTGCGGGAACACGGGGGAAGGAGCTTATGGAGTCCACAATCTTCTGGGTTTCTAAACATCAGTGCATCATTTGCTCTCATCCCCCCACCATCCTATGGATGTGCTTTCATCAGAtgagcaaaatatatatttttttatacttatgtttaattttaaaaagctcTACTTGGTCCAAAGTTGTTCTGGGTGTCTACTTTTCAGGGTGTCATTCAGTTGAACCTGTCCTGGATGTTCATCAGGCTGTGGTTGGACTTCACCCTCTTGGCTGTGGAAAATGTACAGGAGAAGCGAATGAGGTGCACACGTAGGAATAATGTCACCATCCTCAACATCTTGTCCCATGATCACATCGCTTCAGGTCACCATTTCGAATATTgcaatacttgcaatatttgcaatacctttttaaaaaaattgcaatacTTACAATACTTTTTCAATAAATTTACAATATTGGGGTCTATAGttgtcgcaaaagcatttcactgcatatcataccatgtatgaagGTGTACGCGACAAAGaatatttgaatttgatttgaatcgAAGCTGGACTATAGATGTAGGTTCTTGTTCAATAAAGCAGTCACAGTCATGTAATACAACTCTGTTCAGACATCGGCCCCGCAAAAATTCACTTATATTCACCCTGACTGCATTAGACATAATTATTGATGGGCTGAAaacttcagtttctctgtctctATGAAACACAAGCTGATTAATCTCATATCAACTGGTCATCCCTAATATTGATAATGCCACAATACAACACTGTCAATTCTGTGATAATCGATATATTGAGGCAAAGTTCTCTATTATATAATCTAATTAGAATTTTTAAAGTGCAGAATTTGAtcataaaaatcacaaaatgaaatttGCCTTCGTTTTTCCACACAACTTAAACTTTGAAATATCAGCTTTTGACCGAGCATTGCCCTGTATCGCAATCTATTTATCCACTTGACTCTCTCACAGCATTAGCAATgacaatatttcttttttggggggtttgttGTGTTGATAATGTTGTGTGACCCACATAAAATCCAATCAGTTGCcatcatgaaaaatattttttttccccccgataTATATAATCTTTTCATGTGGCATGAATAGCTCCACAggacaacagaataaaaaaataaaaaaaaaatcaactgcCCAATGTCAGATTCTCCCAAAACAGCAGTGTGCATTTATGAAGAAAGAACAGACTGTACGTCACGTTACGCCCAATCAATCTtctacgcacacacactcacactccaaCACCATTAACAACCTGAATCCCCTCCACCCCACAAGAACAATGGCCCGGCTAAGCACGTTACTCACGGTGTATGAGTTTGCGTTTCTTTTGTTCCGAGTGCAGAAAGCTGCTCAAGTAGAAGATGATGGGCAGGAAGACCATGAAGCTGGACACGGCGAGGACCGGGACAGTCTCCTCGCGTGGGAACGCACAGCTGAACATTTTACTCCACAAGTGGCGCGTGACGTTCATCTGGTGGGAGATGACATGCAATCGCAACACATTAATTTCTTCTTATATtcataacaaataataaataaatcccccACCCTGCTGTCTCATTCGTGTCATATGACCAAAGGACCACATAATAAACCCACTTATGAAGACTGGGTTGAGTGATTATATGAAAATCCTATCTAAAGATGTTCGGATTAACTACAAATTTCGTGTCGACACCATCTGCTGTGTTCGGCCTCTAGAGGACGCCGTTTTCATCTCAAAGGTTCCCAGCAGGTGTCAGTTGATACATATTCCATGTTCATAATGGTATAGTTGTTGGTTTAATTTTAGTCTTTGTCAGCCTCAGTAACGTCCATACTCATCTTAGTCTAGTCAAGATTCAGCGACTTAAAGGCTGAGCATTAGTCTTATttcagtcagaattatccacGACTATTTTAGTCGAGTTTTATGAAAAattctcatttaaaattttaattttcagtAATGCAACTCTATTTAAGTAGAGTTTAGTCAGTATAAGTAGAACAGGCAAAACAACATTTCACTGTAAAGAAAGTGTTTCCAAAGACTGCTTCATCATTTTAAACCACCACAAGTATCCTCAAAtctaaatgccgcaaatgtgtaaagtttttatttcgtttcgttttttttatccatgaatgttacatgatatattttggtatatttgtcacatgaccagcatttatgctGCATCTCAACTAAGATATTTCTTCATAAATTTcgcgcacaaaaaaaaacaaaaaacaaaacaccactACATAACGGCACgtggaaataattaaaaaaaaacagatctgaaTAAAATATACTGTACCGCATCCTCGGTATCCatgcaaagtgatttgtttttatCCAGCTCGCTGTAGAGCTCGTTTAAGGATCTGTACGTGGCCTTACACTCTTTACACAGCTCAGAGTGATTCCCCTgcgtacagacacacacacacacacacacacacacagccatggtTAGATAGAATAACGCTAAATCTTTAGGTGCGTGCTACTGGGCGAAAGTTGAAATGTTTCTTTCCAGCAGTAACTCTGAAATAGGGACTGAACACGCTAATGGtgttgattaaaaagtgaaagtggtaaaAATGTAGACATGTGGTAGAATAACTGGGTGCtgttctctcccaactctgtatcCATGGTCTAAAAGCAAAGGTCTACAGATAAGAAAAATACTGTATCGCTGCTCACTTTGTCTACACATATAGTGTTGTTTCATgcaaataaggaaattctgtaATAATCGCTTTAGGTAAACTGATATTTGATCAACGTTCGACATGGGTggtttttgttatgttaacCGGATCCTATTGGTGCCTAACACGGCGCTGAATGTCTACGTGAATAAAAAGCCGCTGACCGCATCTTACTACCAACATGCTAGTGTgtggcggtagtagcctagtgggtaacacactcgcctatgaaccagaagaccaaggttcaagaCCCAGAcccaggggactgtcccagtaactactgattgtaagtcgctctggataagggcgtctgataaatgttgtaaatgtaaatgtagtgtgtggggattccaaccggcaaccttaggATTACGGGTCTtttaggccaccaccgcccataCCGCACCCTGAGGCCATGTCTTGACCACACATcatcagcaagaaaaaaaagttattcgCTGGCTGCCTAATAAATCCACACCCCTCAGCAGACGCCAGAGTGACAAGACCTGGTCAGGACTGGTCACGGTTAAAGCTGAATTTGTGTTTAACCCAGTAACAGTTATAGATGACACTGGtacacaacaccaacatgcCGAATCGGATATTGTGGGCAGGGGAGTTAGAAACCGATCCGATTACAAGACCTGAAACCTTAAACCCACAAAATATAATCCCTCACAGCAGTTACGACCTGTGAAGCGTCATTAGGTTCACAGAGGAACGATCCAACTGATTACTGGTGGTAGCCTGAAGGCACgttgaagtcgctctggacaagggcgctACTTGCACACAGAAATTTACCTGCTGGTACTTTTCAAAGCAGCCGAGAGTCTGGTTGAGAACTTCAAAGAAATGGAGTGTCTGACTGTTCAGACCCTGCAGATCTTCTGTTAGACaacctttaaaagaaaaacccacacacatcgTATTTCACATGTGGAACATCTGAAGAGTCAGATTCTAAACTGTGGCACTTTCATTGCAAGTaatccaccttttttttttttttttaaaaaaaaacaaagtttgtGAGGATGGTATACAAAGACATGTCTTCTCAAAAAAGGCAAATTAAACTTTAACAACTCCCAATGGAGAATATTAGCCTGCGCACGTGTGTACGTCTTACGTGAGCAGTAAGCGCTCTGAGGGTTGTCGCCCCAGATATCCTCCAGGTTGCTGTAAAGCTTGTAGAGCAGCATCAGCCGGTCGGCGCGCAGAAGTTCATCGTTGCAGCTCACGTTCCCGGGAGCTAACTggaattggggaaaaaaaaaaaaaaaaac
Coding sequences within:
- the ostm1 gene encoding osteopetrosis-associated transmembrane protein 1; this encodes MSWLLLAALFGTAAGGGRASTPLLSLSLSSAFPEQLEFSDVCLEMLRVFGRRYVTYADCLVSHARPVRICQSCYSKYSSLREVYANMSSDQLAPGNVSCNDELLRADRLMLLYKLYSNLEDIWGDNPQSAYCSRCLTEDLQGLNSQTLHFFEVLNQTLGCFEKYQQGNHSELCKECKATYRSLNELYSELDKNKSLCMDTEDAMNVTRHLWSKMFSCAFPREETVPVLAVSSFMVFLPIIFYLSSFLHSEQKKRKLIHPKRVKSNHSLMNIQDRFN